In Oryza sativa Japonica Group chromosome 8, ASM3414082v1, the sequence CAGTACCTCCGCCGCAAGGCGTTCGGcctgccgctccccgccgccgtcatcccCGACCTCCACAACCTCTTCAAGCTCGATCCCTGGGACATTCCTGGTACGAATtcttgacgacgacgacgatgtcgaGATGGCACCATGAATGCTTGTTGATTGATTCGGTGTATGTGTGATCCAGGTGCGAGCAGCGACGGGGACAAGTACTTCTTCGCCGTGCGGCCACCTgcggcgagggggaggaggcagcATGTGACGGCGAGCGGTGGGTGCTGGAagccggcgggcgggcgggacaagccggtggtggtggcccgGTGCGGCGGGAGCCACCTCGTCGGCGTCAAGAAGGGCATGGTGTTCGTCCCACGGCAAGGGAGGaaggcaccggcggcggcggcggcggccgccggcggtggctgcTGGGTCATGCACGAGTACAGCCTCGCCCTGCCGATGCACAAGAAGGTGAGAAACCACTACTAATCAATCATATGAGCATATGATTTCCTCCTTAATGATTGATTAATCACTCTCTTGATGACTAGTTGACTGCCAATTTGCCCATTTCTTCATGCAAGAACTGATTGTGTTTGTTGattgatttgttttctttcttgatAAATCTTCTTGTGtttctgcatgcatgcaactcAAGTGAGCAAGCTTGATAAATCTTCTTGAGCATTAATTTGGGATCCAATATTAAGCTcaagctagcttagcttagcttctCAAAGTGCTACTACTAGCTAACTTGATCATATGTTTGCTTATCACTATttttattagttatttttaaaattactaGCTATATGGCTTTCAAGATCATGTCACATGCTCTCCATTAGCTTAAAGCTGTATATTTGTCTTAAATTACTAATTAGATAATTCTGATAGCCACAGCATAGGTACAAATCAGTTAACCAGTCAAGTACTATGCTAGAATTTGCcaataaataaaacaaaaaaaacccagTTCAACACAAACTTCTCAGCCATAACTAATTAACCGAGGAGCATCATACAAATTAACACATACAGGCAGGGTACAGTCTGCACATCAAACTGTCACAACATGCTCATTAATAGTCAtgatcaacaacaacaataactcGCAGTTTTAAATTGCTTCTGATGGTGGTTGCAATTCATCCTGACATGGAGAGGTGGCTGTACTAGATGCTCTCTGCTCATCAGATCGAATCGTCTCATCAAGTTGTGCAGCTCCACTACTACCAGTATctgctagtactagtactactagccACTCTCTTGCATATATGCAAGaaccaaccaaaccaacccaGCAGCATCCAATTAAGCTGACAAACAAGTAGTACCTCAGGCTATTAATCATGTTTGTTGGGATTACATTAACTAATGCTTAATTAGCCAGAACAACAGTGTTCCATGCCTGCTCCTGTGTCTGAACAAGCTGGGGCCTGTATATATTTCAATGCTGTCCAGTAGATCGACCAGTGCTGTTGTGGCCAGTTCTGTGGCCACTGTTGAAGATATGTGCAGTAGATGTTCATGCTCGTTTTGATTGAGAGAATCTTGAAATTAAAACACCTTGCTGGCAATTAGTTTGATTGACAAGCTGTACTTGAATGCTACATCTCGTatatctacttttttttttgaagaaagaTGCTTGAATGCCCTAGAATTCATGTAGTTATATTTTCTGAAGTTTGATcgtaaatacatatataaaaccaTCTGAACTTGTTACATGAAAATTATCATTGCAATTGtcatttaaaaaactttcatgA encodes:
- the LOC4346157 gene encoding NAC domain-containing protein 18 — its product is MERAAAAAPVVVRHGGVVLPPGFRFHPTDEELVVQYLRRKAFGLPLPAAVIPDLHNLFKLDPWDIPGASSDGDKYFFAVRPPAARGRRQHVTASGGCWKPAGGRDKPVVVARCGGSHLVGVKKGMVFVPRQGRKAPAAAAAAAGGGCWVMHEYSLALPMHKKGCLAEAEEWVVCRIFQRSSSGSRSPRRPDNDVRRTMPAVAELGRSPSPSSSSSQSSCVTSSSDQEEVSSG